The following proteins come from a genomic window of Gimesia chilikensis:
- the tig gene encoding trigger factor, protein MSDDLATTEETVSTEGEYKMSATADIKEVGPCKKHVTVSVPRSDIEHFYSESVSELGDQATVPGFRVGHVPKKLIEKRFRQELNDQVKQRVLMESLELIAEDNDLDPINEPTIDVESLEIPEDGEFTFEFEVEVRPDFKLPEYKGLSLERPVREISDKDIEEYLNRFLGQYGEMEERKGAAEKEDYLELSIKFEHDGKPLSEIAELVVPLRPILRLRDAEIKDFGEVMADVKAGDTRETELEVSAEADQIEMRGEKVKATFTVKTVKFIQPPEINEELLERIGAESEEELREEIKNILERQVTYEQRQSTRTQVLEKITESADWDLPETLVSKQVENALRREILEMQQAGFSRQDIQARENELRQQAISSTRQALKEHFVLDKIATTENLMVDPSEIDMEIYYMAMQQGESPRRVRARMVKSGMIENLEAQLRERKAVDVILEKAEYKETEMKKPEENKVSAIARSVCSSFAGSAAEAEEEEEAEGEGED, encoded by the coding sequence GTGTCTGACGATCTCGCAACGACAGAAGAAACCGTCTCCACAGAAGGCGAGTATAAAATGTCTGCGACCGCCGATATTAAAGAGGTGGGTCCCTGTAAGAAACATGTGACTGTATCAGTCCCCCGTTCTGACATTGAGCACTTCTACTCTGAGTCTGTCTCTGAACTGGGCGATCAGGCAACAGTTCCCGGTTTCCGCGTTGGCCACGTTCCCAAGAAGCTGATCGAAAAACGTTTCCGTCAGGAACTCAACGATCAGGTCAAACAGCGGGTCCTGATGGAAAGCCTGGAACTGATCGCGGAAGACAATGATCTGGATCCGATCAACGAGCCAACCATTGATGTCGAAAGCCTGGAAATTCCTGAAGACGGCGAATTCACCTTCGAATTTGAAGTCGAAGTTCGTCCTGATTTCAAACTGCCCGAATACAAAGGGCTGTCGCTGGAACGCCCTGTCCGCGAGATCAGCGATAAGGACATTGAAGAGTACCTGAACCGCTTCCTCGGCCAGTACGGCGAAATGGAAGAACGGAAAGGTGCTGCTGAAAAAGAAGATTACCTCGAACTGTCAATCAAGTTCGAACACGACGGCAAGCCACTCAGCGAAATCGCCGAACTGGTAGTTCCGCTCCGTCCGATCCTGCGTCTGCGTGATGCCGAAATCAAAGACTTCGGCGAAGTCATGGCTGACGTCAAAGCCGGCGACACTCGCGAAACCGAACTCGAAGTTTCTGCAGAAGCCGACCAGATCGAAATGCGTGGCGAAAAAGTCAAAGCGACTTTCACCGTGAAGACCGTCAAGTTCATCCAGCCTCCGGAAATCAACGAAGAGCTGCTGGAACGGATCGGTGCCGAATCGGAAGAAGAACTCCGCGAAGAAATCAAAAACATCCTGGAACGTCAGGTGACTTACGAGCAGCGTCAGTCTACCCGTACCCAGGTTCTGGAAAAGATCACCGAGTCTGCCGACTGGGATCTGCCGGAAACACTGGTTTCCAAGCAGGTGGAAAACGCACTGCGTCGGGAAATCCTCGAAATGCAGCAGGCCGGTTTCTCCCGCCAGGATATTCAGGCTCGCGAAAACGAACTGCGTCAGCAGGCGATTTCCAGCACACGTCAGGCACTCAAAGAGCACTTCGTGCTGGACAAGATTGCCACGACTGAAAACCTGATGGTCGATCCTTCCGAAATCGACATGGAAATCTACTACATGGCGATGCAGCAGGGTGAAAGCCCCCGTCGCGTTCGGGCTCGGATGGTCAAATCCGGCATGATTGAAAACCTGGAAGCTCAGTTGCGTGAGCGTAAAGCGGTTGACGTCATCCTGGAAAAAGCTGAATACAAAGAAACCGAGATGAAGAAGCCAGAGGAAAACAAAGTCTCTGCCATCGCTCGCTCGGTCTGCTCCAGCTTCGCCGGCTCCGCTGCGGAAGCTGAAGAGGAAGAAGAAGCCGAAGGCGAAGGGGAAGACTAA
- the ettA gene encoding energy-dependent translational throttle protein EttA, whose product MAQQYIMQLEGVTKVFEQKEILKDIWLSFFPGAKIGVLGVNGAGKSTLLKIMSGEDTSFQGDVRPAKGIKIGYFKQEPDLNPEQTVEECIAEAVAESQSILDRYNEVNMKFGEDPSPEEMEKLIEEQATLQDQIDAANLWELDRTLEIAMDAMRVPPGDAIIGSLSGGEQRRVALCKILLQNPDLLLLDEPTNHLDAESVAWLERYLHDFQGTVVAITHDRYFLDNVAGWILELERGRGLPFEGNYSSWLEQKQARLKVEEKQESKRQKFLKRELEWVRMSPKAQASKNKARVQRYQELAAEEYEKRDDASDIQIPVSRSLGSKVLIANNLTKGFGDKLLFENFTFELPPGGIVGVIGPNGAGKTTLFKMIMGLEEPDSGTLEIGESVELSYVDQSRDALDPKKTVYEEISQGHDHLVVGKSSVHSRTYVGRFNFKGPDQQKLVGELSGGERNRVHMAKLLRSGGNLLLLDEPTNDLDVDTLRSLEEGLEHFSGCALVVSHDRWFLDRLATHIIAFEGDSKVRFFEGNYKMYEARRHEELGADADSPHRIQYKPLSR is encoded by the coding sequence ATGGCACAACAATACATCATGCAACTGGAAGGCGTTACCAAAGTCTTTGAACAGAAAGAGATTCTGAAAGACATTTGGCTCTCATTCTTCCCTGGCGCAAAAATTGGTGTTCTGGGGGTCAACGGTGCTGGTAAAAGTACCCTGCTGAAAATCATGTCGGGGGAAGACACCAGCTTCCAGGGGGATGTCCGCCCTGCCAAAGGCATCAAGATCGGTTACTTCAAGCAGGAACCGGATCTGAATCCTGAACAGACCGTGGAAGAATGTATCGCTGAAGCGGTAGCTGAATCCCAGTCGATCCTCGACCGCTATAACGAAGTCAACATGAAGTTCGGAGAAGACCCTTCTCCTGAAGAGATGGAAAAGCTGATCGAAGAACAGGCGACACTGCAGGACCAGATCGATGCAGCCAACCTCTGGGAACTGGATCGTACCCTGGAAATCGCCATGGACGCCATGCGTGTTCCGCCGGGAGACGCCATCATTGGCAGTCTGTCCGGGGGTGAGCAGCGGCGTGTTGCCCTCTGTAAAATCCTGCTGCAGAACCCTGACCTGCTGCTGCTGGACGAACCGACCAACCACCTGGACGCCGAATCGGTAGCCTGGTTGGAGCGTTACCTGCACGACTTCCAGGGAACCGTTGTGGCGATTACCCACGACCGCTACTTCCTCGATAACGTCGCCGGCTGGATTCTGGAACTGGAACGGGGCCGTGGTCTGCCCTTCGAAGGGAACTACTCTTCGTGGCTGGAACAGAAACAGGCACGTCTGAAAGTCGAAGAAAAACAGGAATCGAAACGGCAGAAGTTCCTCAAACGCGAACTCGAGTGGGTCCGCATGTCACCCAAGGCACAGGCTTCGAAAAACAAGGCCCGTGTGCAACGCTACCAGGAACTGGCTGCGGAAGAGTACGAAAAACGCGACGATGCCTCCGACATTCAGATTCCGGTTTCCCGGTCGCTGGGCAGCAAGGTCCTCATCGCGAATAACCTTACCAAAGGCTTCGGCGACAAACTGCTGTTTGAGAATTTCACCTTCGAACTGCCCCCCGGTGGGATTGTCGGCGTGATTGGTCCGAACGGGGCGGGTAAAACGACGCTCTTTAAAATGATCATGGGACTCGAAGAGCCGGACAGCGGGACCCTGGAAATCGGCGAATCGGTTGAACTCTCTTATGTCGACCAGAGCCGCGATGCTCTCGATCCGAAGAAAACCGTTTACGAAGAAATTTCCCAGGGACACGATCACCTGGTCGTCGGTAAATCGAGCGTGCATTCCCGTACTTATGTCGGCCGATTCAACTTTAAAGGACCTGATCAGCAGAAACTGGTCGGCGAACTCTCCGGCGGGGAACGTAACCGCGTGCATATGGCAAAACTGCTCCGCTCGGGTGGTAACCTGCTGCTGCTGGACGAACCGACCAACGACCTCGACGTGGATACCCTGCGTTCGCTGGAAGAAGGGCTCGAGCACTTCAGTGGCTGTGCCCTGGTTGTCAGCCACGACCGCTGGTTCCTTGATCGTCTGGCGACACACATCATTGCCTTTGAAGGTGACAGCAAAGTCCGCTTCTTTGAAGGCAACTACAAAATGTACGAAGCCCGTCGTCACGAAGAGCTGGGAGCCGATGCCGACTCTCCGCACCGGATTCAGTACAAACCACTGTCACGTTAA
- a CDS encoding branched-chain amino acid aminotransferase, with protein MNSVLIRFMNEEAGFIVSAELVLISTIAVLAMIVGLSEVAHGINQELEDVGSAFGRINQSFYVAGAHGHKACTDGSSFRDQADFCDGENDIVCDRPPRSEGNGYYN; from the coding sequence ATGAATAGTGTGCTGATCCGTTTCATGAACGAGGAGGCGGGCTTTATTGTCTCTGCCGAACTGGTACTGATCTCAACGATCGCCGTTCTGGCGATGATCGTGGGGCTAAGTGAAGTCGCCCATGGTATTAACCAGGAACTGGAAGACGTCGGCTCGGCGTTTGGCCGCATCAATCAGAGTTTCTATGTCGCAGGGGCACATGGCCACAAGGCCTGCACGGACGGCAGCAGTTTCCGCGATCAGGCGGACTTCTGTGACGGCGAGAATGACATCGTCTGTGATCGTCCGCCCCGCAGCGAAGGGAACGGCTACTACAATTAA
- a CDS encoding Flp family type IVb pilin: protein MKNIINSLINDEAGFIVSAELVLISSIAVLAMIVGLSEVANNVNQELEDVGSAFSSINQTYNLCEVSGHKGELSGSNFRDCPDFCSGQWDIY from the coding sequence ATGAAAAACATCATCAACTCACTGATCAACGACGAAGCCGGTTTCATTGTTTCTGCAGAACTGGTTCTGATTTCCTCGATCGCCGTACTGGCCATGATCGTCGGACTGTCTGAAGTCGCTAATAACGTGAACCAGGAACTGGAAGATGTCGGATCCGCTTTCTCCAGCATCAACCAGACTTACAACCTCTGTGAAGTCTCAGGTCACAAAGGGGAACTCAGCGGCAGCAATTTCCGTGACTGCCCCGACTTCTGCTCAGGTCAGTGGGACATCTACTAA
- a CDS encoding Gfo/Idh/MocA family protein, whose product MKDSNRTVRWGILGTARIAEKISIAIHQAENAELTCIASRDATRAADWAEKHHVKRSVASYDALIHDPDIDAVYIPLPPALHGEWTVRAARAGKHVLCEKPLALNVNQAREMRRVCLENEVQLMDGVMWYHHPRAHEMLELIRSDALGEHRRITSAFTFNWDTVPEGDLRLQRDLGGGSLGDLGWYCIGVALWAFNELPTKVFGTARPYNDVDYNFSGIMWFSKDRIASFDCGFDVNMRKWFELAGTKASLICDDFTRPWENTKPAYEVKDSQGNRTRHETANPLQETCMINHFCDIIRSGRLEQQWPDLGINTQRVLNALDYSARTETVVNLADFFPK is encoded by the coding sequence ATGAAAGACTCAAACCGGACTGTGCGCTGGGGCATCCTGGGTACAGCCCGTATCGCCGAGAAGATCAGCATTGCAATTCACCAGGCAGAGAATGCCGAGTTGACCTGCATCGCCAGCCGCGATGCCACCCGCGCTGCCGACTGGGCAGAAAAGCATCACGTCAAACGCAGCGTTGCCAGCTATGACGCATTGATCCACGATCCCGATATCGATGCCGTCTACATTCCACTCCCTCCGGCACTGCATGGTGAGTGGACCGTTCGCGCCGCCCGCGCGGGTAAACACGTGTTATGTGAAAAGCCCCTGGCACTCAATGTGAATCAGGCACGCGAAATGCGACGCGTCTGTCTGGAAAACGAAGTTCAGCTGATGGATGGCGTGATGTGGTATCACCATCCCCGTGCGCATGAGATGCTCGAACTGATTCGCAGCGACGCGCTGGGCGAACACCGCAGGATCACTTCCGCTTTCACCTTCAACTGGGATACCGTCCCCGAAGGAGACCTCCGTCTGCAGCGCGATCTGGGAGGCGGTTCCTTAGGTGACCTGGGCTGGTACTGTATTGGAGTCGCCCTCTGGGCTTTCAATGAACTGCCCACTAAAGTCTTCGGCACCGCACGACCTTATAATGACGTCGATTATAATTTCTCCGGAATCATGTGGTTCAGCAAAGATCGCATTGCCTCCTTTGATTGTGGTTTTGATGTCAACATGCGGAAGTGGTTTGAACTGGCCGGCACAAAAGCCTCACTGATTTGTGATGACTTCACACGCCCCTGGGAAAACACCAAACCCGCCTATGAAGTCAAAGACTCGCAGGGAAACCGTACCCGACACGAAACGGCGAATCCCCTGCAGGAAACGTGCATGATCAACCATTTCTGCGACATTATCCGTTCGGGACGACTGGAGCAGCAGTGGCCTGACCTGGGCATCAACACTCAGCGGGTACTCAACGCGTTGGACTACTCGGCGCGTACGGAAACCGTCGTCAACCTGGCCGACTTCTTTCCCAAATAA
- the typA gene encoding translational GTPase TypA → MKREDVRNIAIIAHVDHGKTTLVDALLHQSGQFRDSQLKGDCILDSNDLERERGITILAKNIALMYKGVKINIIDTPGHADFGGEVERVLRMADGVLILVDAFEGPRPQTRFVLKKALECHLKPLVVINKIDRPDCRPDHVLSEMFDLFVDLDADDETLDFPYIYASAREGFATHDLDNFGDSIHPLLDMVLEKVPAPEVEFDAPLKMMVTTLEWSEYVGRVATGRISTGKVRRGEKVTLIKAGGKHINCTIDSVELFNNLGRAPVEEATAGDIVALVGLDNPEIGDTVACALKPEALERIDVDEPTLSMLFTINSSPLAGQDGKYVTSRNLRERLMRELESNVALRVTEREDKDSFSVSGRGVLHLSVLIEQMRREGYELSVGKPEVIRKKIDDKWHEPFEELVVDVPADSVGSVMELVCARRGQIIDMTAGETGMSHLKFSIPARGLIGLRTRLLNATKGEAIINHRFEGYKPSEGEVPRRANGVMVSQAKGQAVGYALWKLQERAEFFVSPGDDVYEGMIIGENARENDLVVNPIRGKKLTNVRASGSDENVALKPARDMSLEAALEYIEQDEYVEITPKLIRLRKIYLTENERKRQHRSANA, encoded by the coding sequence ATGAAACGAGAAGATGTGCGGAACATTGCTATCATTGCGCACGTGGACCACGGGAAGACCACGCTGGTCGACGCCCTGCTACACCAGAGCGGCCAGTTCCGGGATTCCCAGTTGAAAGGTGACTGTATTCTGGATTCGAACGATCTGGAACGCGAACGGGGAATCACCATCCTGGCCAAGAACATTGCCCTGATGTACAAGGGCGTGAAAATCAACATCATCGATACCCCGGGCCACGCCGACTTCGGTGGCGAAGTCGAGCGCGTGCTCCGTATGGCCGATGGTGTGCTGATTCTGGTGGATGCCTTTGAAGGCCCCCGTCCCCAGACCCGCTTCGTATTGAAAAAGGCCCTCGAGTGTCATCTGAAGCCTCTCGTGGTGATCAACAAGATCGACCGCCCCGACTGCCGCCCCGATCACGTGCTGAGCGAAATGTTCGACCTGTTCGTCGATCTGGATGCAGACGACGAAACGCTCGACTTCCCTTACATCTACGCCAGTGCCCGTGAAGGCTTCGCTACACACGATCTGGACAACTTCGGCGACAGCATCCACCCGCTGCTGGACATGGTGCTTGAGAAAGTACCCGCTCCGGAAGTCGAATTCGACGCCCCGCTGAAGATGATGGTCACGACCCTCGAATGGTCTGAATACGTGGGCCGCGTAGCCACCGGTCGTATCAGCACCGGTAAAGTCCGTCGCGGTGAAAAGGTAACCCTGATCAAGGCCGGCGGAAAGCATATCAATTGTACCATCGATTCGGTCGAACTGTTCAATAACCTGGGGCGGGCTCCCGTTGAAGAAGCCACCGCCGGCGATATCGTCGCTTTGGTTGGTCTGGACAATCCTGAAATCGGCGACACCGTTGCCTGTGCACTGAAACCTGAAGCCCTGGAACGTATCGACGTCGATGAGCCGACACTCTCGATGCTGTTTACCATCAACAGTTCTCCGCTGGCAGGGCAGGATGGCAAATACGTCACCAGCCGTAACCTGCGGGAACGTCTGATGCGTGAGCTCGAATCGAACGTGGCTCTGCGTGTCACCGAACGGGAAGATAAAGACTCGTTCTCTGTTTCCGGTCGTGGCGTGCTGCACCTCTCCGTACTCATCGAACAGATGCGTCGCGAAGGTTATGAGCTTTCAGTCGGTAAGCCTGAAGTGATCCGCAAGAAGATCGACGATAAATGGCATGAACCGTTCGAAGAACTCGTTGTCGACGTCCCTGCGGATTCGGTCGGTTCCGTGATGGAACTGGTCTGTGCCCGTCGAGGACAGATTATCGACATGACCGCCGGCGAAACCGGAATGTCGCACCTTAAGTTTTCGATTCCCGCCCGCGGGCTGATCGGTCTGCGAACCCGTCTGCTCAACGCGACCAAAGGGGAAGCGATCATCAACCACCGCTTCGAAGGCTACAAGCCCAGCGAAGGGGAAGTTCCCCGGCGTGCGAATGGTGTGATGGTCTCCCAGGCCAAAGGGCAGGCCGTCGGCTATGCTCTCTGGAAACTGCAGGAACGGGCTGAATTCTTCGTCTCTCCCGGAGATGATGTCTACGAAGGAATGATCATCGGCGAAAACGCCCGTGAGAATGACCTCGTTGTCAATCCGATCCGCGGTAAAAAGCTGACGAACGTGCGTGCTTCAGGTTCCGATGAAAACGTCGCCCTCAAGCCGGCACGGGATATGAGTCTCGAAGCCGCGCTGGAGTACATCGAACAGGACGAGTATGTAGAGATCACTCCCAAGCTGATCCGTCTCCGCAAGATCTACCTCACGGAAAACGAGCGGAAACGCCAGCACCGCAGTGCGAATGCTTAA